Proteins from a single region of Streptomyces spectabilis:
- a CDS encoding phosphoesterase, whose protein sequence is MNLVVNGDAESGAGGSAEPVPTVRGWKVVQGAPALVPYSLGGGYPTASDPGPARRGSRFFSGGNSPRTALVQDIALPRSGSTGRRAVDAGKVRYAVTAWLGGYAGQEDGARLSVEFRDAKGTPVALSVLGPVSAAERGSRTALLERTAAAQVPPGARSARVLLVFTRSGGGTSNDGYADAVSLTLEPKPAGGR, encoded by the coding sequence GTGAATCTCGTCGTCAACGGCGACGCGGAGAGCGGGGCGGGCGGCAGCGCGGAGCCCGTCCCGACCGTGCGTGGCTGGAAGGTCGTCCAAGGAGCCCCGGCGCTCGTCCCGTACAGCCTGGGCGGCGGCTATCCGACCGCCTCCGACCCCGGACCCGCGCGGCGCGGCAGCCGCTTCTTCTCGGGCGGCAACAGCCCGCGCACCGCCCTGGTGCAGGACATCGCCCTGCCCCGGAGCGGCTCGACCGGGCGCCGTGCCGTCGACGCCGGGAAGGTGCGCTACGCCGTGACCGCCTGGCTCGGCGGCTACGCCGGGCAGGAGGACGGCGCCCGCCTCTCCGTGGAGTTCCGCGACGCCAAGGGCACTCCGGTCGCCCTCAGCGTGCTCGGACCCGTGAGCGCGGCCGAGCGCGGCAGCCGTACGGCGCTGCTCGAACGCACGGCGGCGGCCCAGGTGCCGCCCGGCGCGCGCTCGGCGCGGGTCCTCCTGGTGTTCACGCGCAGCGGCGGCGGCACCTCCAACGACGGCTACGCCGACGCCGTCTCCCTCACTCTCGAACCCAAGCCCGCCGGAGGCCGCTGA
- a CDS encoding alkaline phosphatase D family protein: MTVNRRDLLKAAAAAGALNVAWPLAAGLTPAQAREAAERLGAEYDPAPFTLGVASGDPQPHSVLLWTRLAPEPLAAEQRLPEVVEVEWVVAKDARLRHVVARGTAPASATLGHSVHVPVGGLAPGRHYWYAFKALGRTSRVGRTRTAPRGRVKKVTFAAANCQAFHDGFYAAHRGIARENVDFVVHLGDYIYEHGQVGGVPEKHVRDHDGPEILTLGDYRKRHALYKGDKSLREAHAAHPWFLTWDDHEVVNDYSGTGGGAPFMRRRAAAYQAWFEHMPHRDSFGGSALPDPEIHRVRRWGDLLELTVLDLRSYRSAQNLPDGTILGAEQKAWLKKTVDRAPDSWHVWANSIMLSQLRGRPGGSYMFTDQWDGFLAERKEVLQHVHGSGLEDLVVITGDWHSAFVDDVRTDFDVPDSPLVGTEFTAHSVTSGAYSAEWNATNGPVMGKANPHLKYFEGNRYGYDVYEVTPERFSAHMRVVGDRRDPRSPVTTLTTFHVDRGTAGSYEDDATKASPAQYRRDA; the protein is encoded by the coding sequence ATGACCGTGAACCGCCGTGACCTGTTGAAGGCCGCAGCGGCCGCGGGCGCGCTGAACGTCGCCTGGCCGCTCGCCGCGGGCCTCACGCCCGCGCAGGCCCGCGAGGCCGCCGAGCGGCTCGGCGCGGAGTACGACCCCGCGCCGTTCACCCTCGGCGTGGCCTCCGGTGATCCGCAGCCGCACTCGGTGCTCCTGTGGACCAGACTCGCGCCCGAGCCGCTGGCCGCCGAGCAGCGGCTCCCCGAGGTCGTCGAGGTCGAGTGGGTCGTCGCCAAGGACGCCCGCCTTCGGCACGTCGTCGCGCGGGGGACGGCTCCGGCGTCGGCGACGCTCGGGCACAGCGTGCACGTGCCGGTGGGCGGGCTCGCCCCGGGCCGCCACTACTGGTACGCGTTCAAGGCGCTCGGCAGGACCAGCCGGGTCGGCCGGACGCGGACCGCGCCGCGCGGCCGGGTCAAGAAGGTGACCTTCGCCGCCGCCAACTGCCAGGCGTTCCACGACGGCTTCTACGCCGCCCACCGCGGCATCGCCCGGGAGAACGTCGACTTCGTGGTCCACCTCGGCGACTACATCTACGAGCACGGGCAGGTCGGCGGCGTGCCGGAGAAGCACGTGCGCGACCACGACGGGCCGGAGATCCTCACGCTCGGCGACTACCGCAAGCGGCACGCCCTCTACAAGGGCGACAAGTCGCTGCGCGAGGCGCACGCCGCGCACCCGTGGTTCCTGACGTGGGACGACCACGAGGTCGTCAACGACTACAGCGGCACCGGCGGCGGCGCGCCGTTCATGCGCCGCCGCGCGGCCGCCTACCAGGCGTGGTTCGAGCACATGCCGCACCGCGACTCGTTCGGCGGGTCCGCCCTGCCGGACCCGGAGATCCACCGCGTGCGCCGCTGGGGCGACCTGCTCGAACTCACCGTCCTCGACCTGCGGTCGTACCGCTCGGCGCAGAACCTGCCGGACGGCACGATCCTCGGCGCCGAGCAGAAGGCGTGGCTGAAGAAGACCGTCGACAGGGCTCCGGACTCCTGGCACGTGTGGGCCAACTCGATCATGCTGAGCCAGCTGCGCGGCAGGCCCGGCGGCTCGTACATGTTCACCGACCAGTGGGACGGCTTCCTCGCCGAGCGCAAGGAGGTCCTCCAGCACGTGCACGGCAGCGGCCTGGAGGACCTGGTGGTCATCACCGGCGACTGGCACTCGGCGTTCGTCGACGACGTCCGTACCGACTTCGACGTGCCCGATTCGCCGCTGGTGGGCACGGAGTTCACCGCGCACTCGGTGACGTCGGGCGCGTACTCCGCGGAGTGGAACGCCACCAACGGGCCCGTGATGGGCAAGGCCAACCCGCACCTGAAGTACTTCGAGGGCAACCGGTACGGCTACGACGTGTACGAGGTGACTCCGGAGCGCTTCAGCGCGCACATGCGGGTGGTCGGCGACCGCCGTGACCCGCGCTCCCCCGTCACCACGCTGACCACCTTCCACGTGGACCGGGGCACAGCGGGGTCGTACGAGGACGACGCCACGAAGGCGTCGCCCGCGCAGTACCGCAGGGACGCCTGA
- a CDS encoding WD40 repeat domain-containing protein: protein MRCALGAAAVVACAVTTALPGAASAEPAGVARDRGAGVERISVAADGSQFDGDSTGGAITTDGRRIVFSAGGERVYLRDEPSGQLKNVGSHPIASPVISGDGEYAAYWVLLFRDTKVKLAQWTAGSSIGLNCDALNCSQPSLSGDGRYVANVATIGRPSSTQRIDVWDWQANTKQELAWFGHTAPSRPSISGDGRFVAYQDGKAKDVFLWDRDHGSTSDPIEGPSKEATIVQISEDGSKVVYLAGSDTYVHDVSAGTARRVPDVKGLAIDPTGSHLLYAPNDPAGPSLMLRDLRTGTDQVVSDQPASAGVDAVSADGHDVVFQSTADDIVPGDTNGKSDVFVRRLS from the coding sequence GTGCGGTGTGCGTTAGGCGCGGCGGCGGTGGTGGCGTGCGCGGTCACCACGGCGCTGCCAGGAGCCGCCTCGGCCGAGCCCGCGGGCGTCGCGCGGGACCGCGGGGCCGGTGTCGAGAGGATCAGTGTCGCGGCCGACGGCAGTCAGTTCGACGGCGATTCCACCGGTGGCGCGATCACGACCGACGGGCGCCGCATCGTCTTCTCGGCGGGAGGCGAAAGGGTGTACCTGCGCGACGAGCCGTCGGGGCAGCTCAAGAACGTGGGCAGCCACCCGATCGCCTCTCCCGTGATCAGCGGTGACGGGGAGTACGCCGCTTACTGGGTGCTGTTGTTCAGGGACACCAAGGTCAAGCTCGCTCAGTGGACCGCGGGCAGTTCGATCGGCCTGAACTGCGATGCCCTCAACTGCAGTCAGCCGTCGCTGAGCGGGGACGGCCGCTACGTCGCCAATGTCGCCACCATCGGCCGACCGTCCTCCACCCAGCGCATCGACGTATGGGACTGGCAGGCCAACACCAAGCAGGAACTCGCCTGGTTCGGCCACACCGCGCCGTCCCGGCCGTCCATCAGCGGTGACGGCCGCTTCGTCGCCTACCAGGACGGCAAGGCCAAGGACGTCTTCCTGTGGGACCGGGACCACGGCTCCACCTCCGACCCGATCGAGGGCCCGTCGAAGGAAGCGACCATCGTCCAGATCAGCGAGGACGGCAGCAAGGTCGTCTACCTCGCGGGGTCCGACACCTACGTCCACGACGTGAGCGCGGGCACCGCCCGGCGAGTGCCGGACGTCAAGGGCCTGGCCATCGACCCCACCGGCAGCCATCTGCTGTACGCACCGAACGACCCGGCCGGACCGTCGCTCATGCTGCGCGACCTGCGGACGGGCACCGACCAGGTCGTCTCGGACCAGCCCGCCTCGGCCGGGGTCGACGCGGTCAGCGCCGACGGGCACGACGTGGTCTTCCAGTCCACGGCCGACGACATCGTGCCCGGTGACACCAACGGCAAGTCCGACGTGTTCGTCCGTCGCCTCTCCTGA
- a CDS encoding FKBP-type peptidyl-prolyl cis-trans isomerase, translating to MSELTKPEVDVPEGDAPTELTVRDLVVGDGPEVKPGMVVRVHYVGVTFASGKEFDASWDRGEPFKFALGGGRVIKGWDRGVRGMKVGGRREIIVPPRLGYGNQSPSPLIPAGSTLVFVVDLVDVYSGTAGWSNS from the coding sequence ATGAGTGAACTGACGAAGCCCGAGGTCGACGTTCCGGAGGGTGACGCCCCTACCGAGCTGACCGTCCGGGACCTGGTCGTCGGGGACGGCCCCGAGGTGAAGCCGGGCATGGTGGTCAGGGTCCACTACGTGGGGGTGACCTTCGCGTCCGGGAAGGAGTTCGACGCCTCCTGGGACCGGGGGGAGCCGTTCAAGTTCGCCCTGGGCGGCGGCAGGGTCATCAAGGGCTGGGACCGGGGGGTGAGGGGGATGAAGGTCGGCGGTCGGCGCGAGATCATCGTTCCCCCGCGCCTCGGCTACGGCAATCAGTCGCCCTCACCGCTGATCCCGGCGGGCTCGACCCTGGTCTTCGTGGTGGACCTGGTCGACGTGTATTCCGGCACGGCCGGGTGGAGCAACTCCTAG
- a CDS encoding RNA polymerase sigma factor: protein MADFTWPGDQLIAAAQKGDVEATAALVTGSHPHVRRFAHSLCATPQDAEDAAQEALIILYRKIGMLRASGALASWMFRIVRNECLRRARLTLRSHGPVPDTVVPSFEDEVLQRLEAGRVATAIAALPADQRRVLILRDVQGYSGRMVADALGLSTAAMKSRLHRARAAVRQALQGAPGPLPGAGDD, encoded by the coding sequence GTGGCTGACTTCACATGGCCCGGCGATCAGTTGATCGCCGCTGCCCAGAAGGGTGACGTCGAAGCCACAGCCGCCCTGGTGACCGGCTCGCACCCGCATGTGCGGCGGTTCGCCCATTCGCTGTGCGCCACGCCCCAGGACGCCGAGGACGCGGCGCAGGAAGCGCTGATCATCCTGTACCGCAAGATCGGAATGCTGCGGGCCTCCGGTGCGCTGGCGTCGTGGATGTTCCGCATCGTCCGCAACGAGTGCCTGCGGCGGGCGCGACTGACGCTGCGCAGCCACGGCCCGGTCCCGGACACCGTGGTGCCGTCGTTCGAGGACGAGGTGCTGCAACGCCTGGAAGCGGGCCGGGTGGCGACGGCGATCGCCGCCCTGCCCGCCGACCAGCGGCGTGTGCTGATCCTGCGAGACGTCCAGGGCTACAGCGGACGGATGGTCGCCGACGCGCTCGGCCTCAGCACCGCCGCGATGAAGTCGAGGCTGCACCGCGCCCGTGCGGCGGTGCGCCAGGCCTTGCAGGGAGCACCTGGTCCCCTTCCGGGGGCCGGCGATGACTGA
- a CDS encoding DUF1326 domain-containing protein → MCTTSATSQSAPATPAVVRAGGDGSLPDWHLRGEWFDVCSCSLPCPCTFAQAPTHGDCLFTLVWQIHEGHFGDVRLDGLGVVALGEFTGNMWVGDPNATMKVMLYIDAKGDRAQRDALQQVFAGHVGGWPGEFGSLISELRDVQYAPVRFDAAEDLSYWRADVGDKVAVGAVALTGPTADPTRRVQLVNAPGAEVGPGQIATWGVVESDHAEGFDFSHAYRGGSSKHFPFDWRP, encoded by the coding sequence ATGTGCACCACGTCCGCGACTTCGCAGAGCGCCCCCGCCACGCCCGCCGTCGTCCGCGCGGGCGGCGACGGTTCGCTGCCCGACTGGCATCTGCGGGGCGAGTGGTTCGACGTGTGCAGCTGCTCCCTTCCCTGCCCCTGCACCTTCGCCCAGGCTCCGACCCACGGGGACTGCCTGTTCACGCTCGTCTGGCAGATCCACGAAGGGCACTTCGGCGACGTGCGCCTGGACGGCCTCGGCGTCGTCGCGCTCGGCGAGTTCACCGGCAACATGTGGGTCGGGGACCCGAACGCCACCATGAAGGTGATGCTCTACATAGACGCCAAGGGCGACCGGGCCCAGCGGGACGCGCTCCAGCAGGTCTTCGCCGGGCACGTCGGGGGCTGGCCGGGCGAGTTCGGCTCCCTCATCAGCGAACTGCGCGACGTCCAGTACGCCCCGGTCCGCTTCGACGCGGCCGAGGACCTGTCGTACTGGCGGGCCGACGTCGGCGACAAGGTCGCCGTCGGGGCCGTCGCCCTCACAGGCCCGACCGCCGATCCCACCCGCCGCGTCCAGCTCGTCAACGCGCCGGGCGCCGAGGTGGGGCCCGGCCAGATCGCCACCTGGGGCGTGGTCGAGAGCGACCACGCGGAAGGCTTCGACTTCTCCCACGCATACCGGGGCGGCTCCAGCAAGCACTTCCCCTTCGACTGGCGCCCCTGA
- a CDS encoding MmcQ/YjbR family DNA-binding protein, translating into MVTADDVRALALALPGTEEKAAWGQPTFRVGGKIFAALADDDASMGVRCPREERDELIAAEPEKFFVRPGHDDRYDWLRVRLSALADEAELRDVLADAWRQRAPRRLVAEHPDPWA; encoded by the coding sequence ATGGTCACTGCCGACGACGTACGCGCTCTCGCTCTCGCCCTGCCCGGCACGGAGGAGAAGGCGGCCTGGGGGCAGCCGACCTTCCGGGTGGGCGGCAAGATCTTCGCCGCGCTCGCGGACGACGACGCGTCGATGGGTGTCAGGTGCCCGCGCGAGGAGCGGGACGAGCTGATCGCGGCCGAGCCGGAGAAGTTCTTCGTCAGGCCCGGACACGACGACCGTTACGACTGGCTGCGGGTGCGCCTGAGTGCCCTGGCGGACGAGGCGGAGCTGCGGGACGTCCTCGCGGACGCCTGGCGGCAGCGGGCGCCGCGGCGGCTCGTCGCGGAGCATCCCGACCCCTGGGCGTAG
- a CDS encoding alkaline phosphatase PhoX encodes MERRTVLRAAVLGAGAAAFSGSLWRQAAAYPALPGPSPYGALQTADANGIRLPAGFTSRVIARSTQKVSGTNHTWHQAPDGGACFADGSGWIYVSNAEMGSGQGGAGAVKFNSAAQITGAYAILSGTQRNCAGGATPWNTWLSCEEVDTGFVYETDPWGVNPAAQRPAMGRFNHEAAAADPVRKVVYLTEDKSDGRFYRFVPTTWGNLSSGTLQVLKETGGALSWATVPDPDGSPTATRYQVSGAKVFNGGEGCHYRADICYFTTKGDNRVWAYHAAANTLAVVYDDNVSGAPLTGVDNVTAAAVGDLYVAEDGGNMEICIITPSDVVAPFLRITGQSSSEITGPAFNPAGNRLYFSSQRGTSGSSSGGITYEVTGPFRTSL; translated from the coding sequence ATGGAACGCCGTACCGTGCTGCGCGCCGCCGTTTTGGGTGCCGGAGCCGCAGCCTTCTCCGGTTCGCTGTGGCGGCAGGCCGCCGCCTACCCCGCCCTGCCGGGCCCCAGCCCCTACGGGGCGCTCCAGACGGCCGACGCCAACGGCATCCGGCTGCCTGCGGGCTTCACCAGCCGGGTCATAGCCCGCTCCACCCAGAAGGTGTCCGGCACCAACCACACCTGGCACCAGGCGCCCGACGGCGGCGCCTGCTTCGCCGACGGCTCGGGCTGGATCTACGTGTCCAACGCCGAGATGGGCAGCGGCCAGGGCGGCGCGGGCGCGGTGAAGTTCAACAGCGCCGCCCAGATCACCGGCGCCTACGCCATCCTGTCCGGCACCCAGCGCAACTGCGCGGGCGGCGCCACCCCGTGGAACACCTGGCTGTCGTGCGAGGAGGTCGACACCGGCTTCGTCTACGAGACCGACCCGTGGGGTGTGAACCCGGCGGCGCAGCGTCCGGCGATGGGCCGGTTCAACCACGAGGCGGCCGCCGCCGACCCGGTCCGCAAGGTGGTCTACCTGACCGAGGACAAGTCCGACGGCCGCTTCTACCGGTTCGTCCCCACCACCTGGGGCAACCTGTCGTCCGGCACCCTCCAGGTGCTCAAGGAGACCGGCGGCGCGCTGTCGTGGGCCACCGTGCCCGACCCGGACGGCAGCCCCACCGCCACGCGCTACCAGGTGTCGGGCGCCAAGGTCTTCAACGGCGGCGAGGGCTGCCACTACCGCGCCGACATCTGCTACTTCACCACCAAGGGCGACAACCGCGTCTGGGCCTACCACGCGGCCGCCAACACCCTCGCCGTCGTGTACGACGACAACGTCAGCGGCGCCCCGCTGACCGGCGTGGACAACGTCACGGCCGCGGCGGTCGGCGACCTCTACGTGGCCGAGGACGGCGGCAACATGGAGATCTGCATCATCACGCCCTCCGACGTCGTCGCCCCGTTCCTGCGGATCACCGGCCAGTCCTCGTCCGAGATCACCGGGCCCGCGTTCAACCCCGCGGGCAACCGCCTGTACTTCTCCTCGCAGCGCGGCACCTCCGGCTCCAGCAGCGGCGGCATCACGTACGAGGTGACGGGGCCGTTCCGCACCAGCCTCTGA
- a CDS encoding response regulator yields MTVRVVVVDDQAVVRAGFAAVIDAEPDLTVTGQAADGAEAVELARAHRPDVVLMDIRMPGTDGLTATRLLTALDPPVRVLVLTTFRRDEYVFAALRGGASGFLLKDCEPQHLVDAIRTVAAGEALLAPAVTRRLIDAFASGALSARPRPDGRLDALTPRETDVLRAVAGGLSNPEIAQALGIGRSTVKTHVNAILAKLSLRDRAQAIILAYEVGLVSPDANGT; encoded by the coding sequence ATGACGGTACGGGTGGTCGTCGTGGACGATCAGGCGGTGGTGCGCGCGGGCTTCGCCGCCGTCATCGACGCCGAGCCGGACCTCACGGTCACGGGTCAGGCCGCGGACGGCGCGGAGGCCGTCGAACTGGCCCGCGCCCACCGCCCCGACGTGGTCCTGATGGACATCCGGATGCCCGGCACGGACGGCCTCACGGCGACGCGCCTGCTGACCGCCCTCGACCCGCCGGTACGCGTCCTGGTGCTGACCACGTTCCGCCGCGACGAGTACGTGTTCGCCGCCCTGCGCGGCGGCGCCTCCGGCTTCCTCCTGAAGGACTGCGAACCGCAGCACCTGGTCGACGCCATCCGCACCGTCGCCGCCGGCGAGGCCCTGCTCGCGCCCGCGGTCACCCGTCGGCTCATCGACGCCTTCGCCAGCGGCGCACTCTCCGCGCGCCCGCGCCCCGACGGCCGCCTCGACGCCCTCACGCCGCGCGAGACGGACGTCCTGCGCGCGGTGGCCGGGGGCCTGAGCAACCCGGAGATCGCCCAGGCCCTCGGCATCGGCAGGTCCACGGTGAAGACCCACGTCAACGCGATCCTGGCCAAGCTGTCGCTGCGCGACCGGGCGCAGGCCATCATCCTTGCCTACGAGGTCGGCCTGGTGAGCCCGGACGCGAACGGCACCTAG
- a CDS encoding methyltransferase encodes MADTNGETQRASAEDRGRVVQLVVGSLAAQTLRAAVRLRVVEIIGDKERHAAEVAAEAGTQPGATTRLLRALAALGILQERAPDSYAVTPAGSLLDPGHPDSLAALVGIFAEPVMLRAWEHLDEGVRTGGTTFASVFGRDFFPYLKEHPELSALFNEAMSQSTSATAAQLPHAYDFGRFTTVADIGGGDGTLLSSVLREHPGLSGVLYDTEEGLAQAPGTLRRHGVEDRCSLEVGDFFRSVPGGADLYLIKSILHDWNDDQAVTILGHCRAALPPGGRVLIVEPLLPDAVAPELAGLYLSDLNMLLNVGGRERTRDEFAEVCDRAGLTVTSVTPLGEGNTFCLIEAAPATG; translated from the coding sequence GTGGCGGACACGAACGGTGAGACCCAGAGGGCGAGCGCCGAGGACCGCGGGCGCGTGGTCCAGCTCGTCGTGGGGAGCCTGGCGGCCCAGACCCTGCGGGCGGCCGTACGCCTGCGGGTGGTCGAGATCATCGGCGACAAGGAGCGGCACGCCGCCGAGGTGGCCGCCGAAGCCGGGACGCAGCCGGGGGCCACCACCCGGCTGCTGCGCGCCCTCGCGGCCCTCGGCATCCTTCAGGAACGCGCCCCCGACTCCTACGCGGTGACCCCCGCGGGCTCCCTCCTCGATCCAGGGCATCCCGACTCGCTCGCGGCCCTGGTCGGCATCTTCGCCGAGCCGGTGATGCTCCGCGCCTGGGAGCACCTGGACGAGGGCGTGCGGACCGGCGGGACCACCTTTGCGTCGGTCTTCGGCAGGGACTTCTTCCCCTACCTCAAGGAGCACCCGGAGCTGTCCGCGCTGTTCAACGAGGCCATGAGCCAGAGCACTTCCGCCACCGCCGCCCAGCTGCCGCACGCCTACGACTTCGGCCGCTTCACCACGGTCGCCGACATCGGCGGCGGCGACGGCACCCTGCTGTCCTCGGTGCTGCGCGAGCACCCGGGGCTCTCCGGCGTCCTGTACGACACCGAGGAGGGCCTGGCGCAGGCGCCGGGGACGCTGCGGCGCCACGGCGTGGAGGACCGCTGCTCCCTGGAGGTCGGGGACTTCTTCCGGTCGGTGCCGGGGGGTGCCGACCTCTACCTGATCAAGAGCATCCTGCACGACTGGAACGACGACCAGGCGGTCACCATCCTCGGCCACTGCCGCGCGGCCCTCCCGCCCGGCGGACGCGTGCTGATCGTGGAACCCCTGCTGCCCGATGCGGTCGCTCCCGAGCTGGCCGGGCTCTATCTGAGCGACCTCAACATGCTCCTGAACGTGGGCGGCAGGGAACGCACCCGCGACGAGTTCGCGGAGGTGTGCGACCGGGCGGGCCTCACCGTGACCTCGGTGACGCCGCTCGGGGAGGGGAACACGTTCTGCCTGATCGAGGCGGCGCCCGCCACCGGCTGA
- a CDS encoding STAS domain-containing protein: MEWSQPSESLRLAVVRADDRVVIRVAGELDVSSASVLAKTLDRAREACDLVALDLSRVTFCGAAGVDLLLDAQDQAAAAGGGLTVTRAHSAVLRPLEMCGGAEAARLVRGVRTAPLAPHERRRRCSLLSEALSVALRITGAPMGNAQLLDPAVGALRIIAQHGFEQPFLRFFETVDDRETACGVAAQDHEPVFVDEVAHSPVFLGTPALDVLRDADVGAVASVPILSRAGALIGVVSVHCPGAVVWRDDRRQALEGLARASCLI; encoded by the coding sequence GTGGAGTGGTCCCAGCCGTCGGAGAGCCTGCGGCTTGCGGTCGTCCGCGCCGACGACCGGGTCGTCATCCGCGTGGCCGGCGAGCTGGACGTCTCCTCGGCCTCGGTGCTCGCCAAGACCCTCGACCGCGCACGGGAGGCGTGCGACCTGGTCGCGCTCGACCTGAGCCGGGTGACCTTCTGCGGCGCCGCAGGTGTCGACCTCCTCCTGGACGCGCAGGACCAGGCCGCCGCCGCGGGCGGCGGCCTGACGGTGACACGAGCCCACAGCGCGGTGCTGCGCCCGCTGGAGATGTGCGGGGGCGCGGAGGCGGCGCGCCTCGTGCGCGGCGTGCGCACGGCACCCCTGGCACCCCACGAGCGCAGGCGGCGCTGCTCGCTGCTGTCCGAGGCGCTCTCGGTGGCCCTGCGGATCACGGGCGCCCCGATGGGCAACGCCCAGCTCCTCGACCCCGCGGTCGGCGCGTTGCGCATCATCGCGCAGCACGGGTTCGAGCAGCCGTTCCTGAGGTTCTTCGAGACGGTGGACGACCGGGAGACCGCGTGCGGGGTGGCCGCCCAGGACCACGAGCCGGTCTTCGTCGACGAGGTGGCGCACTCGCCGGTCTTCCTCGGCACCCCGGCCCTCGACGTCCTGCGGGACGCCGACGTCGGCGCGGTCGCCTCGGTGCCGATCCTGTCCCGCGCCGGCGCGCTGATCGGCGTCGTGTCCGTCCACTGCCCGGGGGCCGTGGTGTGGCGGGACGACCGGCGCCAGGCCTTGGAGGGGCTGGCCCGGGCATCCTGTCTGATCTGA
- a CDS encoding GNAT family N-acetyltransferase: protein MFALPLRDDVRLCPLEPWHAEEFAAHLDRARAHIRPWVGAAFVTDDLDGARATLRRYAERQAADGARLYGIWRDGTLVGGVMFVSFDAASGACEIGCWLEPAAEGHGLITQACETLLDWAFTVRGLHRAEWVCRADNERSAAVAKRLGMTLEGVRRASWPYEGERYDAQQWAVLAPEWRTRSV, encoded by the coding sequence ATGTTCGCCCTCCCGCTGCGGGACGACGTCCGCCTGTGCCCGCTGGAGCCGTGGCACGCCGAGGAGTTCGCCGCCCATCTGGACCGGGCCCGCGCGCACATCCGGCCGTGGGTCGGGGCGGCCTTCGTCACCGACGACCTCGACGGCGCGCGTGCCACCCTGCGCCGGTACGCCGAGCGGCAGGCCGCGGACGGGGCCCGCCTGTACGGCATCTGGCGCGACGGCACGCTGGTCGGCGGCGTGATGTTCGTGAGCTTCGACGCCGCGTCGGGCGCGTGCGAGATCGGCTGCTGGCTGGAGCCCGCCGCCGAGGGGCACGGCCTGATCACCCAGGCCTGCGAGACCCTTCTCGACTGGGCGTTCACCGTCCGGGGTCTGCACCGCGCGGAGTGGGTCTGCCGCGCGGACAATGAGCGCAGCGCGGCGGTGGCCAAGCGGCTCGGCATGACGCTGGAGGGCGTGCGTCGCGCGTCGTGGCCGTACGAGGGCGAGCGCTACGACGCCCAGCAGTGGGCGGTCCTCGCCCCGGAGTGGCGAACTCGGAGCGTGTGA
- a CDS encoding TetR/AcrR family transcriptional regulator produces the protein MPRTKGDHEARRRDVSEAVWRVLAAHGFGGLTLRAVAAELGASTGLLTHYFPAKRDLVAHALDLLDRRSAARPRRAGGPGLAAVRAALLGVLPLTAEATDSNRIWVSSWDTALADPGLSEEYARKYARSRDKLCALVATAQERGELPAGDPARIAAGAQSFVLGLVVQALFAPAAFSPQHQVELLDDYLAGLAAGPSADSPN, from the coding sequence ATGCCACGCACCAAGGGAGATCACGAGGCCCGCCGCCGCGACGTGTCCGAGGCGGTCTGGCGGGTGCTCGCCGCGCACGGCTTCGGCGGCCTGACCCTGCGCGCCGTCGCCGCCGAGCTCGGCGCCAGCACCGGCCTGCTCACGCACTACTTCCCGGCCAAGCGCGACCTGGTCGCGCACGCCCTCGACCTGCTCGACCGGCGCAGCGCGGCCCGCCCCCGGCGCGCCGGGGGCCCTGGCCTCGCGGCCGTGCGCGCCGCGCTGCTCGGCGTCCTGCCGCTGACCGCCGAGGCGACCGACAGCAACCGCATCTGGGTGTCCTCCTGGGACACCGCGCTCGCCGACCCCGGCCTGAGCGAGGAGTACGCACGCAAGTACGCGCGCAGCAGGGACAAGCTGTGCGCGCTGGTCGCCACGGCGCAGGAGCGCGGCGAACTGCCCGCCGGTGACCCCGCGCGCATCGCCGCGGGCGCGCAGTCCTTCGTGCTCGGTCTGGTGGTGCAGGCCTTGTTCGCCCCGGCGGCGTTCTCGCCGCAGCACCAGGTCGAGCTCCTGGACGACTACCTCGCCGGGCTCGCGGCGGGGCCGTCGGCGGACAGCCCGAACTGA